In a genomic window of Chryseobacterium sp. G0162:
- a CDS encoding TlpA family protein disulfide reductase: protein MRKLLLIFMVGLFSFSYAQKIPTALKTGFSKEALKQKLEDEDGKTITIQEILDQHKGKVLVIDFWAGWCRDCLQALPKAEILEKNNPNIDFVFLSLERSKEGFDKSLVRFNMKEKDNYWFASGWKNDFNNYVDLNWIPRYMIIDQKSAIAKYYAISPEDPEIQQTIDKLLK from the coding sequence ATGAGAAAGTTGTTATTAATTTTTATGGTAGGTCTGTTTAGCTTTAGCTATGCACAAAAAATTCCTACTGCTCTTAAAACAGGATTTTCTAAGGAAGCCTTAAAACAAAAACTGGAAGATGAGGATGGAAAAACAATTACCATCCAGGAAATTCTGGATCAGCATAAAGGAAAAGTTTTAGTGATCGATTTTTGGGCCGGATGGTGCAGAGACTGTCTTCAGGCACTTCCAAAAGCCGAAATATTAGAAAAAAACAATCCAAATATTGACTTTGTGTTCTTATCGCTGGAAAGATCTAAAGAAGGATTTGATAAGAGTCTTGTAAGATTCAATATGAAAGAAAAAGACAATTATTGGTTTGCTTCAGGCTGGAAAAATGATTTCAACAATTATGTGGATCTCAACTGGATTCCAAGATATATGATTATCGATCAAAAATCAGCGATTGCAAAATATTATGCTATTTCTCCGGAAGATCCTGAGATTCAGCAGACCATAGACAAACTTTTAAAATAA
- a CDS encoding purine-nucleoside phosphorylase, translated as MLEKIKETADFIRNIIQDTPDFAVVLGSGLGKLQNEVEPIHVLEYKDIPNFPQTTVVGHTGKLIYGILEGKKVLMMSGRFHYYEGHSMETVTFPVRVFHLLGIKNLILSNACGSVNPSYSIADIVILKDHINMMPEHPLRGKNIDELGPRFVDMSEPYSKKMIAVAEQAAADNNIKIHRGIYVALQGPTFETPAEYGMIKAIGGDMVGMSTVPEVIVARHMGMDVFCMSVITDLGGPDIAFAVSHEEVLNAANKAMPNVITVVKGLIKNYQ; from the coding sequence ATGTTAGAAAAAATTAAAGAGACAGCTGATTTCATCAGAAATATCATTCAGGACACTCCTGATTTTGCGGTTGTTTTAGGATCCGGACTTGGGAAACTGCAGAATGAAGTAGAACCGATCCATGTTTTAGAATACAAAGATATCCCCAATTTTCCACAAACTACAGTAGTAGGACATACAGGAAAGCTTATCTATGGAATACTGGAAGGAAAAAAAGTACTGATGATGAGTGGCCGTTTTCATTATTATGAAGGGCATTCTATGGAAACAGTAACCTTTCCTGTAAGGGTTTTTCATCTGTTGGGAATTAAAAATCTTATTCTTTCCAATGCATGTGGTAGTGTAAATCCATCCTACAGTATTGCAGATATCGTTATTTTAAAAGATCACATCAATATGATGCCTGAGCATCCGCTTCGAGGTAAAAATATTGACGAGCTTGGACCACGATTTGTGGATATGAGTGAACCTTACAGCAAAAAAATGATCGCTGTGGCGGAACAAGCTGCTGCAGACAACAATATTAAAATCCATCGAGGGATTTATGTAGCCTTACAAGGTCCTACTTTTGAAACTCCTGCCGAATACGGAATGATTAAAGCTATTGGCGGTGATATGGTAGGAATGAGTACCGTTCCTGAAGTGATCGTTGCCAGACATATGGGAATGGATGTATTCTGTATGTCCGTTATTACAGATCTTGGAGGACCGGACATTGCCTTTGCTGTTTCTCACGAAGAAGTTTTAAATGCAGCAAATAAAGCCATGCCGAATGTAATCACCGTAGTGAAAGGCTTGATAAAAAATTACCAATAG
- the lpxK gene encoding tetraacyldisaccharide 4'-kinase encodes MKRWYLYPFSLAYHMVTGIRNTMYDLGIFKSTKFKTPIINVGNLSVGGSGKSPMVMYLAQYLSKHYRTGVLSRGYGRLTKGYEVTNYESNYKIVGDEAMQLFERFKNRFVIAVSEERVPGAKKVIEDMDLGVLILDDAMQHRAIKAGFNILMTDFNDPFFKDYLLPAGDLRESRAGSKRADVIMVSKCPDELTEETKRYYISRIRPSYNQKVFFSSIGYDENVYGKDKMLPDNNLNYYDILLITGIANPKPLLEHLAKFSKRVTHLKFRDHHNFTDDDIKKILAEYKKLGEYKLILTTEKDYVRLKTFDYLREIVYYWPINVIIDKKEEFNQIILDYVRKN; translated from the coding sequence ATGAAAAGATGGTACCTTTATCCTTTTTCCCTTGCTTATCATATGGTAACGGGTATCCGAAACACAATGTATGATTTGGGGATTTTTAAATCGACAAAATTCAAGACACCGATAATCAATGTCGGGAATCTCTCTGTGGGCGGAAGCGGAAAATCGCCGATGGTGATGTATCTTGCCCAGTATTTATCCAAACATTACAGAACCGGAGTCCTTTCACGAGGGTACGGAAGATTAACAAAAGGCTATGAAGTAACGAATTATGAAAGCAACTACAAGATTGTAGGGGATGAAGCGATGCAGCTTTTTGAGCGTTTCAAAAACCGTTTTGTGATTGCAGTTTCGGAAGAACGTGTTCCCGGCGCCAAAAAAGTGATTGAAGATATGGATCTTGGAGTACTGATTTTGGATGATGCCATGCAGCACCGTGCCATCAAAGCGGGATTCAATATTCTGATGACCGATTTTAATGATCCGTTTTTTAAAGACTATCTTCTTCCTGCCGGAGATCTTAGGGAATCCAGAGCCGGATCTAAAAGAGCAGATGTCATTATGGTCAGCAAATGCCCTGATGAGCTTACAGAGGAAACCAAAAGATATTATATTTCAAGGATCAGACCTTCTTATAACCAAAAAGTGTTCTTTTCATCTATCGGTTATGACGAAAATGTATACGGAAAAGATAAAATGCTTCCGGATAATAATCTAAACTACTATGATATTCTACTGATTACCGGAATTGCGAACCCTAAACCGCTTCTGGAACATCTGGCTAAATTTTCAAAAAGGGTAACTCATCTGAAATTCAGAGATCATCATAATTTCACGGATGATGATATTAAAAAAATCCTTGCGGAGTATAAAAAATTAGGAGAATATAAGCTGATATTAACCACAGAGAAAGATTACGTTCGTCTGAAAACTTTTGACTATCTTAGAGAAATTGTTTACTACTGGCCTATCAATGTCATTATTGATAAAAAGGAAGAATTCAATCAAATCATCTTAGATTATGTTAGAAAAAATTAA
- the truA gene encoding tRNA pseudouridine(38-40) synthase TruA gives MWSYYNTLRYFIEFSYNGKNYFGYQIQPDAISVQEELEKALSTILREEIKTTGAGRTDTGVHAKKIFAHFDTEQELNDELPRRLNSFLPPDISIERIFRVKDDFHARFDATYRTYEYYISLEKNPFTQESAWQHWKRPLDINKMNEACKILFEYEDFTSFAKLKTDNKTNICKMYIAKWEQNGAELKFTVSANRFLRNMVRAIVGTMIEIGTGKLKPEDLRRVIEDKNRNAAGTSAPAHGLYLVDVGYEF, from the coding sequence TTGTGGAGTTATTACAATACATTGAGATACTTTATAGAATTTTCTTACAACGGAAAGAATTATTTCGGCTACCAGATACAGCCGGATGCTATTTCTGTGCAGGAAGAACTGGAAAAAGCACTTTCCACCATTTTAAGAGAAGAGATTAAAACAACAGGAGCCGGAAGAACGGATACTGGTGTTCATGCTAAAAAAATATTTGCTCATTTTGATACGGAGCAGGAACTGAATGATGAGCTTCCTCGAAGACTAAACAGTTTTCTTCCTCCTGATATATCCATTGAAAGAATTTTTAGGGTGAAGGATGATTTTCATGCCCGTTTCGATGCGACCTACAGAACCTATGAATATTATATTTCGTTGGAAAAAAATCCGTTTACTCAGGAATCTGCCTGGCAGCACTGGAAAAGACCTTTGGATATCAACAAAATGAACGAAGCTTGTAAAATTCTTTTTGAATACGAAGATTTTACAAGTTTTGCTAAATTAAAAACCGACAATAAAACGAACATCTGCAAAATGTACATCGCAAAATGGGAACAGAATGGAGCGGAACTGAAGTTCACGGTCTCTGCCAACCGTTTTCTGAGAAATATGGTGCGTGCGATTGTAGGAACAATGATAGAGATTGGTACAGGAAAATTAAAACCGGAAGATCTTCGCAGAGTCATTGAAGATAAAAACCGTAATGCTGCCGGAACCTCTGCTCCTGCCCATGGATTATATCTTGTAGATGTAGGCTATGAATTTTAA
- a CDS encoding ABC transporter ATP-binding protein: protein MKKQDTWGIVKRLFFIGMKFRSWFILTLIISVILSIVSTYRPYLTMEVVDNDITKLQDKALMMKHIYILVGLVFAETILNFFLVYFSNFISQNVIRDIRERLYSKLIYFKTSFFDKTPIGQLVTRAVGDVETIAIVYTDGFLMVFGDILRIVFVLVMMFSTNVHLSYITLAILPLMVVITRFFQKRLKKAFGDERNWTATQNSFVQERLAGMSIIQVFNRQESEFKKFDDINITLKGALLRTVFIFSLFFPVVELISSLFIGFILFYGGYITISAGVVIAFIQYISMLIRPLRQIADRFNNIQRGIVGAERVLGLMDEENSMTNTGTVKKDHFAGKIEFQKVRFAYDEKQEVLKGIDFKVNPGETVAIVGATGAGKSTIISLITRLYDINSGNILIDDVDLKDYELYNLRSHIGVVLQDVFLFHGSIFENLAFGDDSITLEKIKAGAKEIEVDQFIEQLPGGYDYVVSERGSSISLGQRQLLSFLRAYLSDPKILILDEATSSIDHESEKLIQRATEKITKNRTSIIIAHRLSTIEKADKIIVMEHGKIVEEGRHLELLDKNGYYATLYKAQLRHEVELEEEKESK from the coding sequence ATGAAAAAACAAGATACCTGGGGAATTGTAAAAAGGCTGTTCTTTATTGGAATGAAATTTCGTTCTTGGTTCATCCTTACTTTAATAATTTCCGTCATACTCTCTATAGTTTCTACTTACAGACCATACCTTACCATGGAAGTGGTGGATAATGACATTACAAAGCTGCAGGATAAGGCTTTGATGATGAAGCATATCTATATTCTTGTGGGATTGGTCTTTGCTGAAACCATTTTAAACTTTTTCCTGGTTTATTTCTCAAATTTTATCTCACAGAATGTAATCAGGGATATCAGAGAGCGTCTATATTCTAAACTGATTTATTTCAAAACATCATTCTTTGATAAAACACCGATCGGTCAGTTGGTAACCCGTGCAGTAGGAGATGTTGAAACCATTGCTATAGTATATACAGACGGGTTCCTGATGGTTTTCGGAGATATTCTGAGAATTGTATTTGTGTTGGTTATGATGTTCAGTACGAACGTTCACCTGAGTTATATTACGCTTGCTATTCTGCCTTTAATGGTCGTGATTACAAGGTTTTTTCAGAAAAGACTTAAAAAAGCTTTTGGGGACGAAAGAAACTGGACTGCTACCCAAAACTCTTTTGTACAGGAAAGATTGGCCGGAATGTCTATCATCCAGGTATTCAACAGGCAGGAATCAGAATTTAAGAAATTTGATGATATCAATATTACCTTGAAAGGAGCATTGTTGAGAACTGTTTTCATTTTTTCACTTTTCTTTCCGGTAGTAGAACTTATTTCCTCATTATTTATAGGATTTATCCTGTTTTATGGTGGATATATTACGATCAGTGCTGGGGTAGTCATTGCCTTTATTCAGTATATTTCCATGTTGATCCGTCCATTAAGACAGATTGCAGACCGATTCAATAATATCCAGCGAGGAATTGTAGGGGCAGAAAGAGTATTGGGATTAATGGATGAAGAAAATTCAATGACCAATACAGGTACTGTGAAAAAAGACCACTTTGCCGGTAAAATTGAATTCCAGAAAGTACGCTTTGCTTATGATGAAAAACAGGAAGTACTGAAGGGTATTGACTTTAAAGTAAATCCTGGAGAAACCGTTGCTATTGTAGGAGCAACCGGAGCGGGTAAATCTACCATTATCAGTTTGATTACAAGACTTTATGATATCAATTCAGGAAATATTCTTATCGATGATGTAGATTTAAAAGACTATGAGCTTTATAATCTGAGAAGTCATATCGGAGTAGTATTGCAGGATGTATTTCTTTTCCATGGAAGTATTTTTGAAAACCTTGCGTTTGGAGACGATAGTATTACCCTTGAAAAAATAAAGGCCGGAGCTAAAGAAATTGAAGTAGATCAGTTCATTGAACAGCTTCCGGGCGGCTATGATTATGTGGTAAGTGAAAGAGGGTCATCTATTTCCTTAGGCCAAAGACAATTACTGTCGTTCCTGAGAGCTTATTTATCTGATCCCAAAATTCTGATCCTGGATGAAGCCACATCTTCTATTGACCATGAAAGTGAAAAACTGATTCAGAGAGCCACAGAAAAAATTACTAAAAACAGAACGTCCATTATTATTGCTCATAGACTTTCCACTATTGAAAAAGCAGATAAAATTATTGTGATGGAGCATGGTAAAATTGTAGAAGAAGGAAGACATTTGGAACTTTTGGATAAAAACGGATACTACGCTACTTTATACAAGGCACAACTTCGACATGAAGTGGAATTGGAAGAAGAAAAGGAATCAAAATAA
- a CDS encoding M43 family zinc metalloprotease, with translation MKKLLFLLITTTLSSNFYSQNVEFLECGTDELMRKHYAKFPNEKVQDDTFNLELSKMVKSGKLAAKNGQNQIYEIPIVIHVVGDGSPIGSINNKSDADIIAWVNYTNGVFAGNASSGMAATSSPLPVKFVFAKVDPNCNPTNGINRIDASSLPKYVSGGVNDDNTTNAVPATEITAMGQWDTSKYYNIYVVKKLTSNAGALNGYAYYPGGSNDYSFMATSASAVNAQTLAHEFGHALGLRHTHEGYNATTGDCPVNTDCTLNGDLVCDTEPMKSLYHASVPRNCQTGQINPCTSQLYAGGERNVMAYTFCFRDLFTQGQTDRATAQLLKYRQSLINSPVAASTTPNNSVSLTSACTPTTINAPGNYNIGITSVKFGSINNSSNSYKQAINNFYENFTGNYCMGISKTTIPSNTATTIQVAPGLNNSHRIKAYIDYNNDGQFNEITEAILNQTGVTSGSFATASVTPPSDAVLNTPLRMRVIGDLAGITITSCYTPEYGQVEDYSVTIVPQASLSVNDITSKNNSFITKDENSVYVKGESKIASLHIYDASGKLLVNRTDINASEFRFPVNQRSTIITVNVVLKDGKVLTKKLKF, from the coding sequence TTGAAAAAACTATTATTTCTGCTTATTACAACAACTTTATCTTCAAATTTTTATTCACAGAATGTAGAATTTTTAGAATGTGGAACTGACGAATTAATGAGAAAACATTACGCCAAGTTCCCCAATGAAAAGGTTCAGGATGATACCTTCAATCTGGAATTATCAAAAATGGTCAAAAGCGGCAAATTAGCGGCGAAGAATGGTCAAAACCAGATCTATGAAATTCCAATTGTTATACACGTTGTAGGAGATGGAAGCCCAATAGGAAGTATTAATAACAAATCCGATGCTGATATCATTGCCTGGGTAAACTATACCAATGGTGTCTTTGCAGGAAATGCATCCAGTGGAATGGCCGCTACAAGTTCTCCTTTACCTGTAAAATTCGTTTTTGCGAAGGTAGATCCTAATTGCAATCCTACCAATGGTATTAATAGAATTGATGCTTCCAGCCTTCCAAAATACGTAAGTGGCGGAGTAAATGATGACAACACAACCAACGCAGTTCCAGCAACAGAGATTACCGCAATGGGACAATGGGACACCAGCAAATACTACAATATCTATGTTGTGAAAAAACTGACTTCAAACGCAGGGGCATTGAATGGATATGCTTATTATCCGGGCGGGAGCAACGATTATTCTTTTATGGCCACCAGTGCCTCAGCAGTCAATGCGCAGACTTTGGCTCACGAGTTTGGCCATGCTTTAGGCTTAAGACATACCCACGAAGGATATAATGCGACTACAGGAGATTGCCCTGTCAATACAGACTGTACCTTGAATGGTGATTTGGTATGTGATACTGAACCTATGAAAAGTCTTTATCATGCCTCTGTTCCCAGAAATTGTCAGACCGGACAAATCAACCCATGTACCAGTCAGCTATATGCTGGTGGAGAAAGAAATGTAATGGCTTATACCTTTTGCTTCAGAGATTTATTTACTCAGGGACAAACAGATCGTGCAACAGCACAACTTCTGAAGTACAGACAATCATTAATCAACTCTCCGGTTGCTGCAAGTACAACTCCTAATAACAGTGTATCTCTTACTAGCGCATGTACTCCAACAACAATAAATGCTCCTGGAAATTATAACATTGGAATTACTTCAGTAAAGTTTGGAAGCATCAATAACTCTTCCAACAGCTACAAACAGGCAATTAATAACTTCTATGAAAACTTTACCGGCAACTACTGTATGGGAATCAGCAAAACGACAATTCCCAGCAATACAGCCACTACCATTCAGGTGGCTCCGGGACTAAATAACAGCCACAGAATAAAAGCATATATTGATTACAACAATGATGGTCAGTTTAATGAAATTACAGAAGCGATTTTAAATCAAACGGGAGTAACCAGTGGTTCATTTGCGACTGCTTCTGTCACCCCTCCATCAGATGCTGTATTAAATACTCCTTTAAGAATGAGGGTTATCGGTGATTTGGCAGGTATTACCATTACGTCATGCTATACTCCAGAATATGGACAAGTGGAAGATTATTCCGTAACCATAGTACCGCAGGCTTCATTATCTGTAAATGATATAACTTCAAAAAATAATTCATTCATCACCAAGGATGAAAATTCAGTATATGTAAAAGGGGAATCAAAAATTGCTTCATTACATATCTATGATGCATCAGGAAAGCTATTGGTAAACAGAACAGACATCAATGCTTCTGAATTTAGATTTCCTGTCAATCAAAGGAGCACAATCATCACAGTGAATGTTGTTCTAAAAGATGGAAAGGTACTGACTAAAAAATTAAAATTCTAG
- a CDS encoding class I SAM-dependent methyltransferase → MNSSTNKNHWENVYETKNPDQVSWTQEKPQTSLNFIHSFGLGKEAKIIDIGGGDSTLVDFLLEEGYENITVLDISAKALEKAKERLGDQAEKVKWIATDITAFEPTETYDIWHDRAAFHFLTTPEQISAYIDIAEKNINKFLVLGTFSKNGPTKCSGLDIQQYDEASLSEKFMESFDKIQCITEDHTTPFETTQNFVFCSFKKH, encoded by the coding sequence ATGAATTCTTCCACCAATAAAAACCACTGGGAAAATGTGTATGAAACTAAAAATCCTGACCAGGTAAGCTGGACACAGGAAAAACCTCAAACGTCCCTTAATTTTATTCATTCTTTCGGATTGGGAAAAGAAGCTAAAATCATAGACATTGGTGGTGGAGATAGTACTCTGGTTGATTTTCTTCTTGAAGAAGGTTATGAAAATATTACTGTATTGGATATTTCTGCCAAGGCTTTGGAAAAAGCAAAAGAGAGGCTAGGAGACCAGGCAGAGAAGGTAAAATGGATTGCTACAGACATTACAGCATTTGAACCCACTGAAACTTATGATATCTGGCATGACAGAGCGGCCTTCCATTTCTTAACAACTCCGGAGCAGATTTCAGCATATATTGATATTGCAGAGAAAAATATAAATAAATTTTTAGTTCTAGGAACTTTTTCCAAAAATGGACCAACCAAATGCAGCGGACTGGATATTCAGCAATATGATGAGGCTTCTCTTTCTGAAAAATTTATGGAAAGTTTCGATAAGATCCAATGTATTACGGAAGATCACACGACTCCTTTCGAAACCACTCAAAACTTTGTTTTCTGCAGTTTTAAAAAGCACTGA
- a CDS encoding RNA polymerase sigma factor: MVFEDIYELYWQKIFRLCMGYVNDTDLAQDLAQETFIIVWQQLPKFRNESNIGTWIFRIASNNCLRQIEKEKRFSKTDLPINLEEKKQESMEPQIQLLYQFISELPETDRIIISLELEEVKQAEIAQITGLSESNIRVKIHRIKEKLTQKFKHNGY; encoded by the coding sequence ATGGTATTTGAGGACATTTACGAACTCTACTGGCAAAAGATATTCCGTTTGTGTATGGGATATGTCAATGATACCGATCTAGCTCAGGATCTAGCTCAGGAAACCTTCATCATCGTATGGCAGCAGCTCCCGAAATTTAGAAATGAATCCAACATCGGAACATGGATCTTCAGAATCGCTTCCAATAATTGTCTCCGACAGATTGAAAAGGAAAAAAGATTTTCCAAAACAGATCTCCCCATCAATCTGGAAGAAAAAAAACAGGAATCTATGGAACCGCAAATACAATTACTCTATCAGTTTATTTCAGAGCTTCCGGAAACGGACAGAATTATTATCTCTCTGGAACTGGAAGAAGTAAAGCAAGCGGAAATCGCTCAGATTACAGGGCTCTCGGAATCCAATATCCGGGTAAAAATTCATAGGATCAAAGAAAAATTAACACAAAAATTTAAGCACAATGGATACTAA
- a CDS encoding alpha/beta fold hydrolase translates to MKKFTFLLIIMLFFAAVCNIFGQEKTYPFEVKKTGKGKQSLILIPGFASSGEVWNETTAKFEKDFTCYTLTMAGFAGAKPDADASFKDWEKGIAAYIKAYKIEKPVIIGHSMGGGLALAIAADYPELVGKIVIVDTLPCLAAISNPNFTPKENNDCSSTITKFTTMTDEDFRKMQTQSIPRLLADTSMQSTVIDWSMKSDRKTFAKMYCDFSNTDLRETIKNIQCPSLILLESYFVFMKPSIEAQYTNLKNANFQYSTKGLHFIMYDDKEWYFNQLNNFLSSK, encoded by the coding sequence ATGAAAAAATTTACATTCCTTCTTATCATCATGTTATTTTTTGCAGCAGTATGTAATATATTTGGTCAGGAAAAAACATACCCGTTTGAGGTAAAGAAAACCGGAAAGGGAAAACAGTCTTTAATTCTTATTCCCGGATTTGCTTCTTCAGGAGAGGTATGGAATGAAACAACTGCAAAGTTTGAAAAAGATTTCACCTGCTACACGTTAACCATGGCGGGATTTGCAGGAGCAAAACCTGATGCTGATGCCAGCTTCAAAGATTGGGAAAAGGGAATTGCAGCTTATATAAAGGCTTATAAAATTGAAAAACCTGTTATCATTGGACACAGTATGGGAGGCGGTCTTGCGCTGGCCATCGCAGCAGATTATCCTGAGCTGGTAGGCAAAATTGTTATTGTGGATACTTTACCCTGCCTGGCTGCAATCTCTAATCCTAATTTTACACCCAAAGAAAACAACGATTGCTCATCAACCATTACTAAATTTACAACAATGACCGATGAAGACTTCCGTAAAATGCAGACTCAGTCTATTCCTCGCCTTCTGGCAGATACTTCTATGCAGAGTACCGTCATTGACTGGAGCATGAAATCTGACAGAAAAACATTTGCCAAAATGTACTGCGATTTCTCTAATACTGATCTAAGGGAAACCATCAAAAATATACAATGTCCTTCTCTTATTCTTCTGGAATCTTATTTTGTATTTATGAAACCATCAATTGAAGCACAGTATACAAATCTTAAAAACGCCAATTTTCAATATTCCACAAAAGGACTTCATTTCATTATGTATGATGACAAAGAATGGTATTTTAATCAGCTCAATAACTTTTTATCTTCGAAATAA
- a CDS encoding MFS transporter produces MNTTSITTAQRIKAIVGGSIGNLVEWYDWYAYAAFAIYFSNSFFPDSDLNAQLMNTAGIFAVGFLMRPIGGWLFGSIADKIGRKKAMTLSVLLMSFGSLLIALTPTYKTIGILAPILLLIARLLQGLSVGGEYGVSATYLSEMATEDRRGFYSSFQYVTLIGGQLIALGIQLILQKLILTETQLEEWGWRIPFVIGAMLSIIALYLRANLHETEAFENKKDFNEKKKGTIKELLKHPKALLTVVGLTLGGTLAFYTYTTYMQKFLVNTVHLSKEQSTLISFISLFIFACLQPVFGGLSDKIGRRPLLLGFGVLGTLCTVPLLTALSTTTSMWGAFFLIMAALIIVSGYTSINAVVKAELFPSEIRALGVGLPYAITVAIFGGTAEYIALWFKKIGSEEYFYWYITGCILFSLIVYIGMKDTKKTSTLDKD; encoded by the coding sequence ATGAATACTACCTCAATTACTACTGCTCAAAGAATCAAAGCCATTGTAGGCGGATCTATAGGAAATCTTGTTGAATGGTATGACTGGTATGCCTATGCTGCCTTTGCTATTTATTTCTCCAATTCCTTTTTCCCGGATTCTGATCTCAATGCTCAATTAATGAATACTGCAGGGATTTTCGCTGTCGGTTTTCTTATGCGTCCTATCGGGGGATGGCTATTTGGAAGTATAGCCGACAAAATCGGAAGAAAAAAAGCAATGACTCTTTCCGTACTGCTGATGTCGTTTGGTTCCCTTCTTATTGCCCTTACCCCAACTTATAAAACCATAGGTATCCTGGCTCCTATTCTACTTTTAATTGCAAGATTATTACAAGGCCTAAGTGTGGGTGGAGAGTATGGTGTTTCAGCTACTTATCTCAGTGAGATGGCAACGGAAGACAGAAGAGGTTTCTATTCAAGTTTTCAATATGTTACTCTGATTGGCGGGCAGCTTATTGCATTAGGAATTCAACTGATTCTGCAAAAATTAATATTAACGGAAACTCAACTGGAAGAATGGGGCTGGAGAATTCCTTTCGTCATCGGAGCTATGCTTTCCATTATAGCGTTATATCTACGAGCTAATCTTCACGAAACGGAAGCTTTTGAAAATAAAAAAGATTTCAATGAAAAGAAAAAAGGAACCATTAAAGAGCTTCTTAAACATCCTAAAGCTTTGCTTACTGTGGTAGGTCTTACATTGGGAGGAACATTGGCATTTTATACCTATACCACCTATATGCAGAAATTTCTGGTAAATACAGTACATCTTAGCAAAGAACAGTCTACCTTAATTTCTTTTATCTCTTTATTTATATTTGCGTGTCTTCAGCCTGTCTTCGGAGGATTATCTGATAAAATAGGAAGACGTCCACTGCTTCTGGGATTTGGGGTTCTGGGAACTTTATGTACGGTTCCGCTTCTAACAGCACTCAGTACCACAACTTCAATGTGGGGTGCCTTTTTCCTTATTATGGCAGCACTCATCATTGTAAGTGGTTATACCTCCATTAATGCAGTGGTAAAGGCTGAACTTTTTCCGTCTGAGATCAGGGCGTTGGGGGTAGGTCTTCCTTACGCCATTACAGTAGCTATTTTCGGAGGAACTGCAGAATATATTGCCCTTTGGTTTAAAAAGATCGGTTCCGAAGAATATTTTTACTGGTATATTACTGGTTGTATCTTATTTTCTCTCATAGTGTATATCGGAATGAAGGACACTAAAAAGACGTCAACACTAGACAAAGATTAA